A region from the Streptomyces sp. NBC_01445 genome encodes:
- a CDS encoding nuclear transport factor 2 family protein, giving the protein MNQAEMVALWEQHTAYEFVIKDADLAVTTMVEDASVMHLPTMSGGFGKNYLRGYYRDIFIPGIPQNTTAETVDRSVGSDFLVEETIMRMPHDQEIPFLLPGLAPTGRTVEVPLVVVVQFRDGLMESERLYWDQAAVLTQVGLLAAEGLPMADFTEVARFLRDKATS; this is encoded by the coding sequence GTGAACCAAGCGGAAATGGTCGCGTTGTGGGAGCAGCACACGGCGTACGAGTTCGTCATCAAGGACGCCGACCTGGCAGTGACCACGATGGTGGAGGACGCCAGCGTGATGCATCTTCCGACGATGAGCGGCGGTTTCGGCAAGAACTACCTGCGGGGTTACTACCGCGACATCTTCATTCCCGGCATTCCGCAGAACACCACCGCTGAGACGGTGGACCGGTCGGTGGGCAGCGATTTCCTCGTCGAGGAGACGATCATGCGGATGCCGCACGACCAGGAGATCCCGTTCCTGCTGCCCGGACTCGCCCCGACCGGACGGACCGTCGAAGTGCCGCTGGTCGTGGTGGTGCAATTCCGCGACGGCCTGATGGAGAGCGAACGGCTCTACTGGGACCAGGCCGCGGTGTTGACCCAGGTCGGTCTGCTCGCCGCCGAAGGCCTGCCCATGGCCGACTTCACCGAGGTCGCCCGGTTCCTGCGGGACAAGGCCACGTCCTGA
- a CDS encoding RidA family protein, translated as MPWESLYGYSQAIQVGDVVYVSGQVSHDRDGNFVGAGDFELQVKTTLANLDLVLKHFGAERSQIVESTVLVRNLRENFDTTARLHAEYFGEYRPTSTVMGVSDLALPDQLVEIGALVRLDVKPWVTDGSQ; from the coding sequence ATGCCGTGGGAGTCGCTCTACGGATACAGCCAGGCAATCCAGGTCGGTGACGTGGTGTACGTGTCTGGGCAGGTGTCCCATGACCGTGACGGCAACTTCGTGGGTGCCGGCGACTTTGAGCTCCAGGTCAAGACCACGCTGGCCAATCTGGACCTGGTGCTGAAGCACTTCGGGGCCGAGCGCAGCCAAATCGTGGAGAGCACGGTGCTGGTGAGGAACCTGCGGGAGAACTTCGACACGACGGCACGCCTTCACGCCGAGTACTTCGGGGAGTACCGGCCCACCAGCACGGTCATGGGTGTCTCTGACCTGGCGCTACCGGACCAGTTGGTGGAGATCGGCGCGCTCGTGCGTCTCGACGTGAAGCCATGGGTCACCGACGGAAGTCAGTGA
- a CDS encoding SET domain-containing protein-lysine N-methyltransferase: MFANAPIAAGTVVARLGGRLVSHQELQDLFAAAGLDPGRPYIDTIAVTETMHLVLPPRNEQSIGYSNHGCDPSLWWEGPYTLLARHSIAPDEELTSDYATSTWDSQFVLACSCGSPTSCRGTVTGNDWKLPELRARYGNHWVPALLSRIASTT; the protein is encoded by the coding sequence TTGTTCGCCAATGCGCCCATCGCAGCCGGAACGGTCGTGGCCCGGCTGGGCGGCCGGCTGGTCTCCCACCAGGAACTACAAGACCTCTTCGCCGCCGCCGGGCTTGACCCGGGCCGCCCTTACATCGACACCATCGCTGTGACCGAGACCATGCATCTCGTCCTTCCACCCCGCAATGAGCAGTCCATCGGATACAGCAACCACGGCTGCGACCCGAGCCTGTGGTGGGAAGGTCCGTACACCCTTCTCGCCCGTCACAGCATCGCACCGGATGAGGAACTGACCAGCGACTACGCCACCAGTACCTGGGATTCGCAGTTCGTCCTGGCATGCTCTTGTGGCTCACCGACCAGCTGCCGAGGAACCGTCACCGGCAACGACTGGAAGCTACCGGAGTTGCGGGCACGCTACGGCAACCACTGGGTACCAGCGCTCCTGTCACGTATCGCTTCAACCACATAA
- a CDS encoding VOC family protein gives MQIVVTLDCVDTEAQANFWLAALAPLDYRRGFHGPPYLSLVGPAPAPTLLLQHVPEPKQGKNRMHLDLDFGTAELVSEVNRLERLGAARLSEELSEHGFRWIVVADPEGNEFCVFNPPNSTNVAE, from the coding sequence ATGCAGATCGTTGTGACGCTGGACTGTGTCGACACCGAAGCGCAAGCCAACTTCTGGCTCGCCGCGCTCGCCCCGCTGGACTACCGGCGCGGCTTCCACGGACCTCCCTACCTAAGCCTGGTCGGGCCCGCTCCTGCACCAACCCTTCTCCTGCAGCACGTCCCAGAACCAAAGCAGGGCAAGAACCGCATGCACCTTGACCTCGACTTTGGCACCGCAGAACTGGTGTCCGAGGTCAATCGCCTCGAACGGCTCGGCGCTGCGAGGCTCTCTGAAGAACTCAGCGAACACGGCTTTCGCTGGATCGTCGTTGCCGACCCGGAGGGCAACGAGTTCTGCGTATTCAATCCCCCGAACAGCACCAACGTTGCGGAGTAG
- a CDS encoding IS5 family transposase, producing the protein MSDAEWAAVRPLLPVPAWLQGRGGQPEGYCHRQMLDAVRYLVAGGISWRAMPVDFPDWGRVYAFFRRWREHGLIAEFHDRLRGRVREREGREAEPTAGIIDAQSVKAAASVPSVSRGWDGGKKVGGRKRHIVTDCLGLLLVVAVTAANVGDRDAAVGLLQRLRRLHRDICLVWADGGYTGGLVDWCRQKLALTLQVVKRTDDTTGFVVLPRRWVVERTFAWLMHSRRLARDYETLPASSEAMIRWSMVTRMGRRLARPWAAGRR; encoded by the coding sequence ATGTCGGACGCGGAGTGGGCGGCCGTCCGGCCGCTGTTGCCGGTGCCGGCCTGGCTCCAGGGCCGGGGCGGGCAGCCCGAGGGCTACTGTCATCGACAGATGCTGGACGCCGTCCGTTATCTGGTCGCGGGCGGGATCTCCTGGCGGGCGATGCCCGTGGACTTCCCTGATTGGGGCCGGGTTTACGCCTTCTTCCGCCGCTGGCGCGAGCACGGGCTGATCGCAGAGTTCCACGATCGGCTGCGCGGACGGGTGCGTGAGCGGGAGGGCCGTGAGGCGGAGCCGACGGCGGGGATCATCGATGCGCAGTCGGTGAAGGCCGCGGCCTCGGTGCCGTCCGTCTCGCGCGGCTGGGACGGCGGGAAGAAGGTGGGCGGCCGCAAGCGGCACATCGTGACCGACTGCCTCGGTCTGCTCCTGGTCGTCGCGGTGACCGCCGCGAACGTCGGGGACCGGGATGCCGCGGTGGGCCTGCTGCAGCGGCTGCGCCGCCTGCACCGTGACATCTGCCTGGTCTGGGCAGACGGCGGTTACACCGGCGGCCTGGTCGACTGGTGCCGGCAGAAACTCGCGCTCACCCTTCAGGTCGTCAAGCGCACCGACGACACCACGGGCTTCGTGGTGCTGCCGCGCAGGTGGGTGGTGGAGCGCACGTTCGCGTGGTTGATGCATTCGCGCCGGCTGGCCCGGGACTACGAGACGTTGCCGGCCAGCAGCGAGGCGATGATCCGGTGGTCGATGGTCACGCGGATGGGGCGGCGTCTGGCACGGCCATGGGCCGCCGGGCGGCGCTGA